The following coding sequences lie in one Panicum virgatum strain AP13 chromosome 6N, P.virgatum_v5, whole genome shotgun sequence genomic window:
- the LOC120679010 gene encoding indole-2-monooxygenase-like produces the protein MSPQEAAYQLIMVVVPLLMLMLVVVPHFLASRSASRRRCGNEDGNAQQLPPSPPALPIIGHLHLVGALPHVSLRDLAAKHAAGGLMLLRLGTVPNLVVSSPRASQAIMRTHDHIFASRATTGISDTLLYSSSDIALAPYSEHWRQARKLVTAHLFTVKKVHSYRHARKEEVRLVMAKVREAAATSTAVDIGEMMNTFANDIISRAVSGKFFRVEGRNKLFRQLVNTNSVLLGGFHLEDCFPSLARSLDILTRWFLRNRVQETHERWDELLEKILSDHERTKGRHDQESDFTDVLLSVQQEYGITRDHIKAILMDMFGAGTDTSSLVLELAMAELMRNPWLMTKLQGEVRRHTPEGQETVEEENLATMAYLRALVKETLRLHPPAPLLVPHLSMADCVVDGYTIPSGTRVIVNAWAISRDPKSWEEPEEFMPERFMDGGSAAATDFKGNDFQFVPFGAGRRICPGLNFGMATVEIMLANLVYCFDWQLPNGMEAKDIDLTEVFGVTVRPKEKLMLFPKPRGGIAEPLLTE, from the exons ATGAGTCCCCAGGAGGCGGCATACCAACTCATCATGGTCGTCGTTCCACTCCTGAtgctgatgctggtggtggtgccgcACTTCTTGGCATCCCGATCAgcaagccgccgccgttgcGGCAACGAGGATGGCAACGCTCAGCAGCTCCCGCCTTCCCCTCCGGCGCTGCCCATAATCGGCCACCTGCACCTCGTCGGCGCCCTCCCGCACGTCTCACTCCGTGACCTCGCCGCCaagcacgccgccggcggcctcatgctcctccgcctcggcacCGTGCCCAACCTCGTCGTGTCGTCCCCGCGTGCGTCGCAGGCGATCATGCGCACGCACGACCACATCTTCGCCTCGCGCGCGACGACCGGCATCAGCGACACTCTCCTGTATAGCTCGTCTGATATCGCCTTGGCCCCCTACAGCGAGCACTGGCGCCAGGCAAGGAAGCTCGTCACTGCACACCTCTTCACAGTCAAGAAGGTGCACTCCTACCGCCATGCCCGCAAAGAAGAG GTGCGCCTGGTGATGGCCAAGGTACGGGAGGCGGCAGCTACGAGCACAGCCGTGGACATCGGCGAGATGATGAACACATTCGCCAACGATATCATCAGTCGCGCCGTGTCAGGCAAGTTCTTCAGGGTGGAAGGCAGGAACAAGCTCTTCCGGCAGCTCGTTAACACCAACTCCGTTCTGCTTGGAGGATTCCACCTTGAAGACTGCTTCCCCAGCCTAGCGCGTTCACTAGATATCCTCACCAGATGGTTCCTGCGCAACAGGGTCCAGGAGACACACGAAAGGTGGGATGAGTTGCTTGAGAAGATACTAAGCGACCATGAGAGAACAAAAGGTCGTCATGACCAAGAGAGTGACTTCACCGATGTGTTGCTCTCCGTTCAGCAAGAGTATGGTATCACCAGAGATCATATCAAGGCCATCTTGATG GACATGTTTGGCGCGGGCACAGACACATCATCTTTGGTCCTGGAGCTCGCCATGGCCGAGCTCATGCGCAACCCTTGGCTCATGACCAAGCTACAAGGTGAAGTCAGGAGGCACACACCAGAGGGTCAAGAAACGGTCGAGGAAGAGAACCTAGCTACCATGGCCTATTTGAGAGCCCTCGTGAAGGAGACACTAAGGCTGCACCCCCCTGCTCCGCTCCTCGTCCCTCACCTCTCCATGGCGGACTGTGTCGTCGACGGCTACACAATCCCCTCCGGCACTCGGGTCATCGTCAACGCATGGGCTATTAGTAGGGATCCAAAGTCATGGGAGGAGCCGGAGGAGTTCATGCCGGAGAGGTTCATGGACGGTGGGAGTGCTGCGGCCACCGACTTTAAAGGGAACGACTTTCAGTTTGTGCCATTTGGGGCTGGAAGGAGGATCTGTCCTGGCCTCAACTTTGGCATGGCCACTGTTGAGATCATGCTGGCAAACCTCGTGTATTGTTTTGACTGGCAGCTGCCAAACGGCATGGAGGCCAAGGATATTGATTTGACAGAGGTGTTTGGAGTGACAGTCCGTCCAAAGGAGAAGCTCATGCTATTTCCAAAACCACGTGGTGGTATTGCTGAGCCCCTGCTAACTGAGTGA